The following nucleotide sequence is from Cicer arietinum cultivar CDC Frontier isolate Library 1 chromosome 2, Cicar.CDCFrontier_v2.0, whole genome shotgun sequence.
taaagtatatgtaaatctttaataaaattaatttcaaactcttgattaAATANNNNNNNNNNNNNNNNNNNNNNNNNNNNNNNNNNNNNNNNNNNNNNNNNNNNNNNNNNNNNNNNNNNNNNNNNNNNNNNNNNNNNNNNNNNNNNNNNNNNNNNNNNNNNNNNNNNNNNNNNNNNNNNNNNNNNNNNNNNNNNNNNNNNNNNNNNNNNNNNNNNNNNNNNNNNNNNNNNNNNNNNNNNNNNNNNNNNNNNNNNNNNNNNNNNNNNNNNNNNNNNNNNNNNNNNNNNNNNNNNNNNNNNNNNNNNNNNNNNNNNNNNNNNNNNNNNNNNNNNNNNNNNNNNNNNNNNNNNNNNNNNNNNNNNNNNNNNNNNNNNNNNNNNNNNNNNNNNNNNNNNNNNNNNNNNNNNNNNNNNNNNNNNNNNNNNNNNNNNNNNNNNNNNNNNNNNNNNNNNNNNNNNNNNNNNNNNNNNNNNNNNNNNNNNNNNNNNNNNNNNNNNNNNNNNNNNNNNNNNNNNNNNNNNNNNNNNNNNNNNNNNNNNNNNNNNNNNNNNNNNNNNNNNNNNNNNNNNNNNNNNNNNNNNNNNNNNNNNNNNNNNNNNNNNNNNNNNNNNNNNNNNNNNNNNNNNNNNNNNNNNNNNNNNNNNNNNNNNNNNNNNNNNNNNNNNNNNNNNNNNNNNNNNNNNNNNNNNNNNNNNNNNNNNNNNNNNNNNNNNNNNNNNNNNNNNNNNNNNNNNNNNNNNNNNNNNNNNNNNNNNNNNNNNNNNNNNNNNNNNNNNNNNNNNNNNNNNNNNNNNNNNNNNNNNNNNNNNNNNNNNNNNNNNNNNNNNNNNNNNNNNNNNNNNNNNNNNNNNNNNNNNNNNNNNNNNNNNNNNNNNNNNNNNNNNNNNNNNNNNNNNNNNNNNNNNNNNNNNNNNNNNNNNNNNNNNNNNNNNNNNNNNNNNNNNNNNNNNNNNNNNNNNNNNNNNNNNNNNNNNNNNNNNNNNNNNNNNNNNNNNNNNNNNNNNNNNNNNNNNNNNNNNNNNNNNNNNNNNNNNNNNNNNNNNNNNNNNNNNNNNNNNNNNNNNNNNNNNNNNNNNNNNNNNNNNNNNNNNNNNNNNNNNNNNNNNNNNNNNNNNNNNNNNNNNNNNNNNNNNNNNNNNNNNNNNNNNNNNNNNNNNNNNNNNNNNNNNNNNNNNNNNNNNNNNNNNNNNNNNNNNNNNNNNNNNNNNNNNNNNNNNNNNNNNNNNNNNNNNNNNNNNNNNNNNNNNNNNNNNNNNNNNNNNNNNNNNNNNNNNNNNNNNNNNNNNNNNNNNNNNNNNNNNNNNNNNNNNNNNNNNNNNNNNNNNNNNNNNNNNNNNNNNNNNNNNNNNNNNNNNNNNNNNNNNNNNNNNNNNNNNNNNNNNNNNNNNNNNNNNNNNNNNNNNNNNNNNNNNNNNNNNNNNNNNNNNNNNNNNNNNNNNNNNNNNNNNNNNNNNNNNNNNNNNNNNNNNNNNNNNNNNNNNNNNNNNNNNNNNNNNNNNNNNNNNNNNNNNNNNNNNNNNNNNNNNNNNNNNNNNNNNNNNNNNNNNNNNNNNNNNNNNNNNNNNNNNNNNNNNNNNNNNNNNNNNNNNNNNNNNNNNNNNNNNNNNNNNNNNNNNNNNNNNNNNNNNNNNNNNNNNNNNNNNNNNNNNNNNNNNNNNNNNNNNNNNNNNNNNNNNNNNNNNNNNNNNNNNNNNNNNNNNNNNNNNNNNNNNNNNNNNNNNNNNNNNNNNNNNNNNNNNNNNNNNNNNNNNNNNNNNNNNNNNNNNNNNNNNNNNNNNNNNNNNNNNNNNNNNNNNNNNNNNNNNNNNNNNNNNNNNNNNNNNNNNNNNNNNNNNNNNNNNNNNNNNNNNNNNNNNNNNNNNNNNNNNNNNNNNNNNNNNNNNNNNNNNNNNNNNNNNNNNNNNNNNNNNNNNNNNNNNNNNNNNNNNNNNNNNNNNNNNNNNNNNNNNNNNNNNNNNNNNNNNNNNNNNNNNNNNNNNNNNNNNNNNNNNNNNNNNNNNNNNNNNNNNNNNNNNNNNNNNNNNNNNNNNNNNNNNNNNNNNNNNNNNNNNNNNNNNNNNNNNNNNNNNNNNNNNNNNNNNNNNNNNNNNNNNNNNNNNNNNNNNNNNNNNNNNNNNNNNNNNNNNNNNNNNNNNNNNNNNNNNNNNNNNNNNNNNNNNNNNNNNNNNNNNNNNNNNNNNNNNNNNNNNNNNNNNNNNNNNNNNTAGCTTTATCGATATTAGAGAGAAATGAGTCTCACTCTTTATGTGAATATGTCATAACTATGGTTAACCATGAAGGATTTTGGAGAGTGTCATTCGATCGTGCTTCAACCTCTATTACTTGTAGTTGTCGAAAGTTTGAGACATTTGGCATACTTTGTTCACATGCATTGAAAGTGTTTGAAGCAAATGATGTGAAAGTCATTCATGAGAAGTATATTTTAAGAAGGTGGACAAGAGAAGCTCGTTGTGGCATTGTGCACAATTTTAGGGGAAAAGAGGTTGAAGGAGATCCAAAGTTATCTCGAACACAAAAGTTTAGACAAGTTGTCTCTAAATTTATTAGAGTGGCGGCCGAGGCATCGCCTTGTGAAGAACACCTTAAGATTGTTGATAACTATGTAGATGTCATGTGTAAGAAAATAAAGGAATGTCGCTTACAAGTCATAGACAATGAAATTAATGAGAACCCGACATTTGTGAGTAATAATGTTATGCAACCAACGGGGTTCAAGATACGGCCTAACTTAAAGAGACACATGCATAAGCGTCCTAAGAGttttattgaaaagaaaaaagctCCGTCTAGAAGGAAAAAAGCTCAGGTATATAAGTTAATATATggatcaattttttaattttacatgcATTATGCTtggttttaatttaaaaaataattttaggatAAACTTGGAGAAAGTCACATGCTCGACGAAGTATCTTGTTCAgcacctttttaaaatttagaatatattattttgaatatatcattttattaatatgtttttattattatgtaggCACCCCTTGATGAGACAAACGTTCCAACATTATACTGATTGGGAGTGACTGATTGGGAGTGACTGATTAGGAGTAATACTTTTGATATATTAATGATGTTACTAGAGTTGTAAGTATTTAGTTCATAGTGATATGTTGCGTAAAAAATTAGAAGATGTACCACATATGTTCCATATCTATTTTGCTTTATATTGTGTATCTGCATAATTTTGCTTTAATATTCATAGAATATCATTGTTGCGTTATTGTGTTTTTGTGCAaatctatttttctttatatgaatcatttaattaatttgacaagaaaaatGTAGTGAAACAAAGATACTCAatt
It contains:
- the LOC140919371 gene encoding protein FAR1-RELATED SEQUENCE 1-like, translating into MVNHEGFWRVSFDRASTSITCSCRKFETFGILCSHALKVFEANDVKVIHEKYILRRWTREARCGIVHNFRGKEVEGDPKLSRTQKFRQVVSKFIRVAAEASPCEEHLKIVDNYVDVMCKKIKECRLQVIDNEINENPTFVSNNVMQPTGFKIRPNLKRHMHKRPKSFIEKKKAPSRRKKAQAPLDETNVPTLY